ATTCCGCAGTTCTAATCCCAGTAAGCAAAATGAGCTTGATAGCGCTCTTTGTTTGGAGAGACATAGGATTTTCGGGCTATCCAAAAAAGCCATAAAGTTCTAATTTCTTCTATGGAGAGATATCTCTCGCGGGGGGTGTTCTGTTCTACCAATATTTTTAGGGCGAATAACAGCAGCAGGATTATGGCTCATATTTCCTTGGCTAATAGCATAATTAAAAAGCTTTTCAGTGAGCTGAGTACCCGATTAGCATGGACAGGGGCATCGCGATCCACAATTGTTTTTTAACGCTGTAGAGATATCTATGGTTTGAATACCATCAAGCTCACAGTCGCCTAGCAACGGAACAATATCACAATCAATTTGTTTCTTTATTACCAAAGGACGTTTGATCTCCTTTCCGGCATAGTCCACATACCACTTCTCAACAAGCTTTTTAACCGTATTCCTTTTCTGTCTCTTTTTCAACCTTTTGTTGCTTAATTAATTGGGATTTTTTTGATCTCTACGTAGACCGCTAAGCTCAAGAAACTTATTCTGGCATTAGCCAAGCTCATGGTCGGATAATGCCCCCAAGGTGATTTGGTCAGTTTTGTCAGCTATCTTGTAACGGTAAATCCAGCTTTTAACACCCTTGGGGGTGACACGAATACCAAAGCCGCCACCCTCATATTTTCATAACGATTTGCTTTAGGCTTAAGCCCTTTAATGTAAGTATCAGTGAAAATGCCCATAATTACCTTTATCAAAGTTGGGTACACTTTCGGGGTACATTTAAAAGTGTTCTCTCTTGGTACGACATGTTATTACTTGGATGTGATAATATAGAGTAAGCCTTTGTGTATCAAGGATTATATTGAATTTTTGGTAAAAGATGATTTTACTTAATACTGAATAAAAATGACTGTTAATCATTAGGTCGGCGGTTCGAGCCTGTCCCGGGGAGCCATATGCAGTCTGGGTTTTGGCGAAATTCAAATTTCTACCAGCTTCTCTCTGGGTGCACTTTAATGGAAAATGAGAGCTATCAAGTAAACGAACTTAGACATGGATGCATCAAAAAGAAGTAATCGCCTTAAAAATTTAAATAAATATTCTTGGTTCATTCTTATA
This region of Legionella clemsonensis genomic DNA includes:
- a CDS encoding Arm DNA-binding domain-containing protein codes for the protein MRVTPKGVKSWIYRYKIADKTDQITLGALSDHELG